CGGAAAGCAGTAATGTCGTTGATGTTGATGATTATCATTATGATGATGTTATAGTTATAGATTTTCCTGCATTATGTCCCAAGAGCGATAGAAAATCAAGATTCATCATTTGTGtcgatgatgataatgatggcGTAGATGTTGAATGCGAAGAGTCATCTGGAAAGCTTAAAGACCAGTGGGAAAAAGCTTTCTCAAGGAGAAAATTAGAGGTTTGTTTAGCTTCATTCTCTTCCTGTTCTTCTCTCCGTCATAATGGTAACCAGACTACCTGAAATATACTGTTCACTCTTTTCTCTTCCCATACCTCTTTCTGCCAAAATGGTAACCAGACTACTTGAAATATCTGTTCACTTCCTTCTCTAGGAGGAAAAAGCACAAGAATTGCTGCTattgcaaaagaaaaaagatgcaGAAAGTTCTCTATTGCAAGACATCGAGAGAAGGCAAAAGCAGCGTATAGAAGAAGTGCGTGGGACACAAAAGCAGGTTTGAACATCTTTAACATTTTCCATGTACTTGGCAATCCATGTCAGTAGTTCATCTGTTTTTCCCTTTACCTTGGCTGTTGGTATGTATCAGCAAAATAATCTTTTCATGCTTATTTATATGCTGTAGGACGAGGATATTTTAAACTTAAAAGAGGAGCTACGTGCTAAGGTTAAGAGTGACCTTAGTAAACTGGAGTTGACTTGCCGTGATATGGCATCAGTACTGAGTGGCCTAGGTATCCAAGTAAAAGGTGGTGCAAATGAGGTGAGTGAACATGTCTGGGGGAGTGTATGATTTTGCAGatgtaaatttatatacaaaagaTAATGGAAGATGTGCTTGTGAGTTAGAAGTTTGATATGGATTCTATAGTTCAGCctgaaaattatattagtgGTTTATAGTTACTGCTGATGTTACTCTGGTTTTTAAGTTAGCACTTGTGTTTAGTTAGTGTTTAACAGTTGATGACAAAACTAATACATATTTCAGGTCCGTGTAGCAACTAAAAGAGCTTTGTTAAGCTTTCACCCTGATAGAGCTTTCCAATCTGACATTCGTCAACAAGTAGAAGCAGAAGAAAAGTTTAAGCTTATCAATCGCATGAAGGAGAAGTTTGCATGAAGGAGAACTAGGATATCCTTTGTCATAGTCATGTTCTCTTagtttttgactttttgcagAAGAGGATGTCATATCGACTCTTAAATATAGTTTCCTTCTTACTTTTTAGCATCTACTTTAAAAAAAGCACTTTGTAGTTGTATCTATTGCAATGAAAATCAGCACTTGAAGTCGCCTTTAGTTTTATCTCTAATCCTTAAGTTCAAATCACTGGATAGGGAAAAAATATTCTTGCATAATCTAGTTGGATTCTCTTGTAACCACCCAAATCTGATATCTCTAtgtcaatatttttcatttattcacTACAGCAATATAAGATCTAGAACTTACGATATCTCAACAACACCTCTTGGTAGTAGTTACTAGTTACTATGTGGAAATTAAGTATTTGGTGTGGTTCGGACGCCTCACTGTTCAATATACAGAACTCGATTTTCCAGCCTCTTATGCTGAAGGGGTTTCTAAAGCGACAAATAACACGGAGTACTGCACTTCTACTGTTCCTGCAAAGGTACAAGTTCTTTATTGTTGCCGAACTATCTTAACCCATCACAGTAGACCATGTTTGTTTGAAAAGATTATAATTCCTGGATTATATCACAAAATAAAGGATTATAATCCCATGATTTCATATCCCATTCATTGTTTTAGTTCATCCCGGTGATTATAATATCTTGTAAAAGAATGTATTATAATCCATAAAAATGAATCAAAAAAGTGATTGCAACAAAGTTTCATTGGATTATAATCTCttaaatttgaagaaaataatGTGACTATCCCAGTATTATAAGAGTATGAATTTATGAATCTGTTTTTGAGATGTGCAGGAGTCAACATGATATGATCAAATAATGTGATTGTTAAACCCTTGGAAAGATGACTTGAATCGGAACACTAGTTTGGCAGCCTCTTCCTTAAAAGGGGACCATTACATCAATTAATCACAACTAAATTCAATTTCAATTGGACCTTGCATCTGTAACAAAAAATTGCCTGCAGCTCCTCTTGGATTCAACACAATGATGTAAGATTATGGACCACTATATCTGATGTAAGATGAGAGCTACTTTTACATGCAATATACTATGAAAGACAAATAGTTTTCTTAATACAATAATTGTCCTTCAATAAAGATTTTCTATTTATTGAGGACCATCCTCTGGAAATTTAAATGCATACAATATCTTTCGACTATGACATGATAtctaaaatgttaaaaaaatgtccaACTCTGATTAAGATATCTGGAGACtggatttttataaattgtaATAGTAAAAGGGATTCTAATATGCATGCAGAGCTTTAAGGTTTAGCTAAGTTTGATTCAGGAAATATTATGGGTTTGATAGCATATCTGATCATCTTTCTTTCAGGTTTTATGACCTTGTACGTTCTTTTGGCTGTTGTTAGATTTGCTGGCAAAGTATGGTGGAATCCCCTCCGCGTACAGTACAAGATGAAACTCCAGGGCATAACAGGTCCTTCTTACAAATTTCTTTATGGGAATACCAAAGAAATCTTAGTAATGAGAAGAAGTTCAATGGAAAAACCTATGGATGATCTGTCGCACCATATATTCCCCAGGATTCTGCCTCATGTACACTCATGGATGGACAACCATGGTAACTGATCAATTAGAGAACTTTTTATTATGTGTCGTTTCcatattttgataattatttaGTGATCTCTTAGAAGTATAACGTGATAAGATCGATACTTTCTTCAAGGTGCAAACTTTCTAAACTGGTATGGTCCTCAAGCCCAACTGGTGGTGACAGAAGTCGAGCTAGTCAAAGAGATACTGAACAACAAGGACAATTCTTTTCCGAAAATAGAGCTTGAAGGCTATGCAAAGAAGCTGTTAGGAGATGGGCTGTCATCAAGCACTGGTGAAAAGTGGCTTAAGCTTCGGAAACTGTCAAATCATGTATTTTATGCAGAGAACTTAAAAGTAAGTTATTTAAATTCATCGTTATTTGATTAATATACAACAAATCAAGTTAAAGTATCAGATTTGGAGCTGTAAGATAATTTAGTCACCTAAGAATAAATAAGAATGTATGCAGAACATGATTCCAACAATGGTCACAAGTGTCGGAATGATGCTGGAAAGATGGAAAGAGCATGAAAACAGAGAGATTGAAGTGTTTGAAGAATTCAGGATCTTGACATCAGAAGTCATTTCCAAGACAGCTTTTGGCAGCAGTTATTTAGAGGGTGAAGATATGTTCAAGATGTTGATGAAGTTGACCTTGATAGTTTCCAGAAATCTTCATGTAGTTAGGTTTCCTCTCATAAGGTGATTTCCGGCATACATAAACTGATTCATTAGTCCTTTTTACCTGTTAGGTGATAGTAAAATCTGAGGTTACCTTAAGTATTTTATTTCCAGCTCTACCATGTTTATTGTATCCTCATCCTCTgcagtaaaataataaaaagtaaagaCGATAAAGAGTCAGAGAAGCTTGAGCAAGGAATTCATGATTGCATTTCGAAGATGATAAATAACAGAGAAAAAGAAAGTTCTGGCGTGATGGAGAGTAATGGAAGTGGTGATTTTCTTGGCAGTCTGTTGGAGGCTAACAACAACAGAGATGCGAGCAAGAGGCTACTCATGCAAGATATGGTAGACGAGTGCAAAACTTTCTATTTTGCTGGTCATGAAACGACGACATCGCTGCTTGGATGGACTATTCTTCTTCTTAGTACAAACAAACAATGGCAAGAAAAGGCTAGAAATGAGGTTGTTGAACTGTTTGGCCAAGCAAATCCTACTTCAGATGGCATTCCCAAGCTCAAAAATGTATGCAATCCAAAACTCCAACCAATTCGTCTCATAATTTACTTGATCAATCCTTATTATTTACAACCAACATATGAAAAAATGTTATTGCGGTTCATTTTGATGTAGATGAACATGATCATTGAAGAATCACTAAGGCTATACCCTCCAGTGCCTGTGATCAAAAGAAAGGTTGAAAAACAAGTTCAACTAGGAAACTTAAAGCTTCCGCCTCATCTGGAGCTATATATTTCACCACTAGCACTCCATCACGATCCTCAAATATGGGGAGAAGATGTTCATATCTTTAAACCGGATAGATTTGCAAATGGAGTTGCTAACGCTACCAAGAATACAGCAGCAGCATTTCTGCCATTCGGGTTTGGCCCTCGTACTTGTGTGGGATTAAATTTTGCTATCGTCGAAGCAAAGATAGCGCTTGCAATGATACTTCAACGCTATGCTTTCACATTATCGCCTACCTATGTTCATTCCCCGATTCAGACTTTCATGGTTCGACCTCAACATGGTGTTCAGATCATTCTTTTTCCTCTCTGAAATGCAGAATAAATTCAGGTTTATTAGTGTTTTGCTGTTAAATTTCTTCTGGCAGTGATGTTTAAGTTTATAGTTAATTATGCAATATATCAATTGTTTTGAGCCAAAACTCTACAATTGATGATGAAAACTAGTTAAGAAatcttaaaaaagaaaaagaactaaATTCCACATATTCGATAAATAGCATGATAAATAGCATTACAAACCGACtcgaaccaaaccaaacatatccaGTTTTCCGACAAACATGAAAAGAACACTGCTGTTCCATAATACAACAAGATCAAACACAAAAGCTTCACACCCTAGCAAAATCCATTAACGGTTTCGCCTTCGAAGATCCCGAAAATAAGATCCAGGGTTTCCCTCAAACTCCCTTCTCGGCATCCTATAGTTTCTACCGGGAGCTCTCATGGTCCTCTCTGATCTCCCTCTTCCACAACATTTACAGCAaaacatcaacaacaaaagCACCAACCATGCAACCAAGAAAGGTGCACCAACTTGAGCCCAGTGCTTCAATGCATCTGCTCTTGTTCCTGGAGGAAACACTTTGTCAACCCATTGGATCACTCTAGTTTCGTAATCTTTCACCATTTGTTCCACCATTTTATTGTCTCTGTAGCTTAGAGACAGAGGTACAGACAAGAGTAAACACTTGAGTCAATGACTAGTATTTAGATTAGAGATTTACTTTATCATTATACTTACTTTATCACCCACTGTCCTTGCTTTTCCGTGACTAATTCGGAGTATTAATGGTGGCTTTTCTTGGTGGAAAATTATGGACTTTATTCTTGCGTCAGATTCATGACATCCTTATTTTTGGGAAATCAATGTAAAGTTTTATTTTCTGTAATTTactgtccctctcatttatttacgttattataaatagtaaatttgtctcatcattacacccactatcttcccctactatctcatatttaacaataaaacctactattacacccactactttccccactatctcaaatctattattaaatattgataggtcccaccactttacccacttttcatctaactttactcatttttcatacattgtcttggtctccgtgttcgcttccaatgtaaacaattgagggggacggagggagtaaattttaatacaacTCCGCTGCAACTGCAAGGATGGTCAGAAAAAACGTGTAATTGTTAGGTTAGAGTTCAACTCGATTAGATATGCATTCCCTCCGTTTAATATAGTTCgtctcttaattttttttatatctattttaaaacttaactttctgattattaaaataataaatgaatatttttataattttagccaaaaaTCGGTCATTTGACTTTTATAAAATTGGAATGGATATACAATGAGCgagggagggagtatataaaattatgaaaaaaaataaaagctcGATCACAGAGTAATATGAAACCCGAGTTCTGCTTGATAAAGTATTCAAATAGCTCAAACTACCGAATCGAATATTTTACGAATTGAACTCGAATAGCTTAGGAATAATTTGACTTGTTTATGCCATGAACCCTTTAGTTGCGGTGATGAAAGCTTCTAAAAACGATGGTTTAATCTTCCGGCCAATTTCAAGCCTTATGATTAAGAACAAGAGAATTAAAGTACACTGGAAAGTTGAGGCCTTAATAATTACCAGTGATCTGATCATAAGGTTTTATCTGTCACAAAAAAACTCCATCTTCATATTCATAACTTAGTAAAAATTACCAACAGAGTTCCCAGAACGCAGATTCCGAAAGTAGCCTAAAGGGTTCCTAAACAGATTTCTTGGCATTCTAAGGAAGAACATCATCCTCACAGCTCTTCCTTTTTTCCTGTGTTTTGATTTTCTGACTTTCCTTTTTTTCCTGTGTTTTGGTCCTTCGGAGTTGGGAGTGTACTAAATTGACATTAAGGACTTTGTTTCTCAACTTTGTATGTACAATTAGCCCAAAactataaaatctgaagcaagAGTATACAAAAAATTCTACTCCAAACTAAAGCTAAAAGAGCAGAGAGACTGTTTACGTTGAAACCAATAATCGAGCAACCATTGGTTCATATCATATATCATACAAAGATGATTTAGAAACACAACATTTATTCAAAACAAGAAAGAACACCAACACAAAAGCTCCATAACCTAGCAAAGATTACCAACAGAGTTCCCAGAACGCAGATTCTGAAAATAACCTGCCGGGTTCCTCTCAAACACATTTCTTGGCATTCTAATGTTCCTTCCAGGAGCCTTCATCATCCTCACAGCTCTTCCTCCACCACAACAGCAACGTTTAACACAACATATCAGCATCAAAATCACCAGCCCTGTTATCAAAAAAGGTGTAGCAACATGAACCCAGTGGCTAAGTGTGTCTGCTCTTGAATCTGGTGGAAAAACCTTGTCAGACCAGTGGATCACTGCTTCCCACCAGTACTGCAAGAAAACCACCACTTCTTTCAGCTTTTCAAAAACATAGTCTTTGAtattctcttcatttttttcCAGTTCCATTGTGTTTTGCATTAAAGCTAGCACGGACTTCACCATTTTAGACATAATTCAACTTCAAGAGACTTTGAGTGTTGGGTCTTGCTTTATAATGATATCAATATTATTATTCCATTTACTTTTGTCAAATCAATTATTGATTTGTTTAGGGTATCTTGCTTTCTATGACTAACAATTTAGTGCTTAAAATTCGTGATTATCACTCTTTCTCAGCTTTTGAGTATAAATGGGCCAACTtgccaaaatataaaaaaatgattaatgGTTAGTCCTTATTCGGTCCAAAACAGTGTCAAGGATTCATTCAAGGTGTGCATTTTAGTAGAAATGGGCTTTTTGATCTCTATGTATCCATCTATTTTGAGCCGATCAAAGTTCTCTTGGCCCTCATTTGTGTTCTTGTACAGGGAGATAACAAAAAttggattaatattttaaaaatattatatataaattcaaatacGGATCAGATTTTTACATTGGCATTATACATTTGACAGCCCTATACTCTTAATCAGAAATAGTATATTTTCTCTTAGTAAATTAATGATAAttgaataattgaatacaatGTCACTTTTAATTACTAGAAATATAAGAAgttatttgatatataaatattttatgtggcGAATAGTATCCTTGTTGGTCAACTTAATTTGATCTCTCAATGAACAATCAAGTCATTTGCCCcaactaaaaatttatgatgATAATAGCCATGGGGCCGTTTGGAAGAGcttataagtgttttttgctagtgtttgggaaaaaggtagaagtcatgaaacaaaagttaggaatcgtaactttttataagtgcttctcgactttttacacaaacgatacgaataagtgcttataacttaaaagtccagtcatgaaacaaaagctaggaatcgtaactttttataagtacttctcgactttttacacaaacgatacgaataagtgcttataacttaaaaATCCAGAAGCGAGGCTTAAAAGCcccgccaaacacccacattatATCTGGAGTCATCTTCACAGTAAattctatttttgtttttgagcCGTGGCTTCATGTTCATGGACCTACAATATTCCCCACAGAAACAAAGCAAAACTAGAAAAGAAAGAGAGGGGCCTATCAATGTCCTCTTTAGTTAGGGTGTGTATAATATGTCCCTTGAGAAAAAGGCTGAAACACCATGTGCCCCAATTTTAACTACCATCTTTACAAGGTGGTTCAAGTGACCCCCAGCCTGCCCCTATTCATTTGCTTTCTACATGATACCTAATAGCATTCGATCAATCCGAATCGAGCCATATTTATTGAATATAACATTGATTTTTCTCTTTATTTATAACACCGAATCTGAAACTAAACCGTTGTCGGAGTATTGGAGTGAAATATGACATTGAATCCAAAGTTAAATGTTGTGGGAGGATTAGACCAAGTTGCTCCAACACTCATTTCATAAAAATCTAGCAACTAACTAAATTAGCACTTCAAATTACAACCATAATacatgatttattgaatatgAACTCCAAAATAGAACACACTAACACGTTGTAAGTTATATACATAGTAAAACCATAAGAGAAACCCATAAATAGATATATGTAAGAATGTGTTTAGGtagaaaaacaaacaatttaGTTAAGACCAGTGTACGGTCAAGCCAAGAGCCAGAAGTTTTTGTGACGCTTAGTAGTGATCAAATAACCACCGTCTTTGCTTTTTCTCCTCACTGCAATGGCCATGCAACTGGCATTCTGAATGCAGTGTTCCACCACCCCATTGCCTCCGATTCGTCGGTTTCCCGCCCACATCATCAAGAGGCGCCATGACATGGACCGTTTCTTCTGGCCTAGAATTAGCATGGCTACCTCTTTCTTCTTGGCCTGTTCCACCACTGTCGGACCTTTTTCTTTCCCTTCTGCAACTATAATCTCTGTTTCAACCTGTGACAATATTCATGGACTTTATATCAGTATTCGTAacattaattaatttatgtGACAAGATCAAAAATTGAACTACAGAAGCACGGATGAAACAAATTATggcttaaattatatttttcatgcaATCATGACATAATATTTTTCGAATAATAAC
This genomic window from Daucus carota subsp. sativus chromosome 7, DH1 v3.0, whole genome shotgun sequence contains:
- the LOC108193538 gene encoding cytochrome P450 CYP749A22; translation: MGLIAYLIIFLSGFMTLYVLLAVVRFAGKVWWNPLRVQYKMKLQGITGPSYKFLYGNTKEILVMRRSSMEKPMDDLSHHIFPRILPHVHSWMDNHGANFLNWYGPQAQLVVTEVELVKEILNNKDNSFPKIELEGYAKKLLGDGLSSSTGEKWLKLRKLSNHVFYAENLKNMIPTMVTSVGMMLERWKEHENREIEVFEEFRILTSEVISKTAFGSSYLEGEDMFKMLMKLTLIVSRNLHVVRFPLISKIIKSKDDKESEKLEQGIHDCISKMINNREKESSGVMESNGSGDFLGSLLEANNNRDASKRLLMQDMVDECKTFYFAGHETTTSLLGWTILLLSTNKQWQEKARNEVVELFGQANPTSDGIPKLKNMNMIIEESLRLYPPVPVIKRKVEKQVQLGNLKLPPHLELYISPLALHHDPQIWGEDVHIFKPDRFANGVANATKNTAAAFLPFGFGPRTCVGLNFAIVEAKIALAMILQRYAFTLSPTYVHSPIQTFMVRPQHGVQIILFPL
- the LOC108193539 gene encoding uncharacterized protein LOC108193539, producing the protein MRKQRKRHPRASNKSKRKTSGSSKNNAESSNVVDVDDYHYDDVIVIDFPALCPKSDRKSRFIICVDDDNDGVDVECEESSGKLKDQWEKAFSRRKLEEEKAQELLLLQKKKDAESSLLQDIERRQKQRIEEVRGTQKQDEDILNLKEELRAKVKSDLSKLELTCRDMASVLSGLGIQVKGGANEVRVATKRALLSFHPDRAFQSDIRQQVEAEEKFKLINRMKEKFA